One window from the genome of Bacteroidales bacterium encodes:
- a CDS encoding iron ABC transporter permease, whose protein sequence is MITIMLIVLVLVFFILNLLMGSVYIPVSAIIGILTGSITESPSWMAIILQTRLPMALTALFAGSALGVSGLMMQTLFRNPLAGPSVLGVSAGASLGVAVVMMFIAIPGGSLVAVSQITGNFPVVIAAFAGAFSVLLFIGVLAARFRSNTVILIMGIMIAYAVSSVVGILQFYSLKEDLQAFVIWGLGSFGNVSIQQMSYFIPLILVGLALSSAMIKPLNLLLLGESYAKNLGLKTRSSRTGIIVFTGLLTATVTAYCGPIAFLGLAVPHLTRNLYQSSDHRIILPGTILTGALLALVCNIIARLPGFDSALPINAITSLIGAPVVIWLIIKRNDFKSIT, encoded by the coding sequence ATGATCACGATCATGCTGATTGTCCTTGTTCTGGTATTCTTCATCCTGAATTTGCTGATGGGTTCGGTCTATATTCCTGTTTCAGCAATCATCGGTATTTTAACAGGAAGCATTACCGAAAGCCCGTCCTGGATGGCCATCATACTTCAAACCCGCCTTCCGATGGCACTGACAGCCTTATTTGCCGGATCTGCTCTGGGTGTAAGCGGTTTGATGATGCAAACGTTGTTTCGCAATCCTTTGGCCGGACCATCAGTGCTTGGAGTAAGTGCCGGCGCCAGTCTTGGCGTAGCCGTCGTCATGATGTTCATTGCTATTCCCGGGGGATCGCTGGTCGCGGTGAGCCAGATTACGGGAAATTTCCCGGTAGTAATTGCAGCATTTGCCGGCGCTTTTAGCGTTTTGCTGTTCATCGGCGTCCTCGCAGCCAGGTTTCGGAGCAATACAGTAATCCTCATCATGGGAATCATGATTGCCTATGCAGTCAGCTCTGTGGTTGGGATTTTGCAATTTTATAGTCTGAAAGAAGATTTGCAGGCATTCGTAATCTGGGGTTTGGGAAGTTTTGGAAATGTTTCCATACAACAAATGAGTTACTTTATTCCATTGATTCTTGTAGGTTTGGCGCTTTCATCAGCTATGATCAAACCCCTCAACCTGTTGCTGTTGGGCGAATCTTATGCTAAAAATCTTGGTTTAAAAACACGCTCTTCACGTACCGGAATCATAGTTTTTACCGGCCTGCTTACAGCAACAGTGACAGCCTATTGCGGGCCAATTGCTTTTCTTGGGCTGGCTGTTCCACATCTGACCCGAAACCTTTATCAATCCTCCGACCACCGTATAATCTTGCCGGGTACAATTCTCACCGGCGCTTTGCTGGCACTGGTCTGCAACATCATCGCCAGGTTGCCGGGTTTCGACAGCGCTTTACCGATCAACGCCATCACATCGCTCATTGGCGCCCCGGTGGTTATTTGGCTGATTATTAAACGAAATGATTTTAAATCAATAACATAG
- a CDS encoding ABC transporter ATP-binding protein: MQSPLKAENLSIGYQAGKSRDIILHKGINIELYAGEITCLLGPNGSGKSTLIRTLCGLQKPLAGFVTIHDKHVEKTPPAELSRLVSIVLTGQPEISNTSVFSVVAYGRSPYTGFFGALDGNDWEVVEKALQSTGIEHLRDRKFETLSDGEKQKVLIAKSLAQETPIILLDEPTAFLDFPGKVEIMQLLRNAAWKQDKAILLSTHDINLAIQFADRMWLMGRDKPIMTGVPEDLALSGAIADFFDKEKIKFEPATGNFIFETGFKGKVELMGEGLGFEWLSKALKRKGFQMVNEIHTEDCIAGITVERHSFALNISGKILKFNSIGEVISEINKINN; encoded by the coding sequence ATGCAGTCTCCACTCAAAGCAGAAAATCTATCTATTGGCTATCAAGCCGGTAAAAGCAGGGATATTATCCTACACAAAGGGATAAACATTGAATTGTATGCCGGGGAGATCACTTGTTTGCTGGGACCAAACGGTTCAGGCAAATCCACGCTGATCAGGACACTGTGCGGGTTGCAAAAACCTTTGGCAGGTTTTGTAACAATTCATGATAAACATGTTGAGAAAACACCACCGGCAGAGCTGTCGCGATTGGTAAGTATTGTTTTGACCGGGCAACCCGAGATCAGCAACACGAGTGTGTTTTCGGTGGTTGCCTATGGCCGGTCGCCTTACACCGGGTTTTTCGGAGCATTGGATGGAAATGATTGGGAAGTTGTTGAAAAGGCGCTGCAAAGTACAGGTATTGAGCATCTTCGCGACCGAAAATTCGAAACGCTGAGCGACGGAGAGAAGCAAAAGGTGTTGATTGCCAAATCGCTGGCGCAGGAAACGCCGATCATTCTGCTGGATGAACCCACGGCATTTCTCGATTTTCCGGGTAAGGTCGAAATCATGCAACTGCTGCGAAATGCAGCCTGGAAGCAGGATAAGGCTATTTTACTTTCCACTCACGACATCAATTTGGCTATCCAGTTTGCGGACAGGATGTGGCTGATGGGACGCGACAAACCGATCATGACCGGCGTGCCGGAGGATTTGGCACTGAGCGGAGCAATCGCTGATTTTTTCGACAAAGAAAAAATAAAATTCGAGCCTGCCACCGGAAACTTTATCTTTGAAACCGGGTTTAAAGGAAAAGTAGAGTTAATGGGAGAAGGATTGGGTTTTGAGTGGCTCTCTAAAGCATTGAAACGCAAAGGTTTTCAGATGGTGAATGAAATTCATACCGAAGATTGCATTGCAGGAATTACCGTTGAACGTCATTCATTTGCACTTAATATCTCTGGTAAAATACTAAAGTTTAATTCAATCGGAGAGGTAATCTCCGAGATAAATAAAATCAATAATTGA
- a CDS encoding amidohydrolase: MRKLTNLIVILSIMNVIACNPKEKVDLIVTNATIYTVDENFSMAEAMAVNHGKIVAVGSENDMLKKYVADQVLDLGGKAVYPGFIDAHCHFYGYGLGLLKRADLMETQSFDEILEIMKAHHEKFPSAYWIEGRGWDQNDWPEKTFPVNDKLNELFPENPVILIRVDGHAAIVNQKALELSGIDGNTKIDGGEVILNNGKPTGVLIDNAIELVTKSIPSPDAGQMAEALTAAQQNCFAAGLTGVHDMGLNNREIEVIDSLHQSGELKMRMYVVLTPVEETLEAFFAKGKTKNDLLNIRAIKLYADGALGSRGAKLITDYSDDPGNSGLLLRSPESLLELCRKAYDNGFQVCTHAIGDSANRLMLQVYGEVLQGENDLRWRIEHSQIVTMEDFDLFGKFSVVPSVQPTHATSDMYWAGDRVGAERMKGAYAYNDLLRQNGWLPLGTDFPIEGINPIHTFYAAVIRKDLKGWPESGFQMENALKREDALKGMTIWAAKAAFEENEKGSLEPGKFADFIFLDRDIMQIPGDQIPSAKVLKTFVGGVEVFEAPN, from the coding sequence ATGAGAAAACTAACGAATCTAATTGTAATTCTAAGTATTATGAATGTTATAGCCTGCAATCCTAAAGAGAAGGTTGATCTGATTGTCACCAACGCAACCATTTACACAGTGGATGAAAACTTCAGCATGGCCGAAGCCATGGCCGTAAATCATGGAAAAATAGTTGCCGTTGGCTCAGAGAATGATATGCTTAAGAAGTATGTTGCGGACCAGGTATTGGATTTGGGAGGGAAAGCGGTTTATCCCGGTTTTATTGATGCACACTGTCACTTTTACGGCTATGGATTGGGTTTGCTTAAACGTGCTGACCTGATGGAGACACAATCCTTTGATGAAATCCTTGAGATCATGAAGGCACATCATGAGAAATTTCCATCGGCCTACTGGATTGAAGGGCGGGGCTGGGATCAGAACGACTGGCCGGAGAAGACTTTTCCTGTGAATGACAAACTCAATGAATTATTTCCCGAAAATCCGGTGATCCTCATCCGTGTTGATGGCCATGCCGCCATTGTTAACCAAAAAGCCTTAGAACTGTCCGGGATCGACGGCAATACAAAAATTGACGGCGGCGAAGTGATCCTGAATAACGGCAAACCCACCGGTGTATTGATTGACAATGCCATTGAACTGGTGACAAAATCAATTCCGTCGCCTGATGCAGGCCAGATGGCAGAAGCGCTGACGGCAGCACAGCAGAACTGCTTTGCTGCCGGCCTCACCGGAGTGCATGACATGGGGCTGAACAATCGTGAAATTGAGGTGATAGATTCTCTGCATCAATCCGGTGAACTGAAAATGAGGATGTATGTGGTGCTAACTCCGGTAGAAGAGACGCTGGAAGCTTTTTTTGCAAAAGGAAAAACGAAAAACGACCTGCTGAATATCAGGGCGATAAAATTGTATGCTGATGGCGCCCTGGGTTCGCGGGGGGCAAAACTTATCACCGATTACAGCGACGATCCGGGAAATTCCGGATTGCTGTTGCGCTCACCGGAATCGCTTTTAGAGCTTTGCCGCAAAGCTTATGATAATGGTTTCCAGGTGTGTACACACGCCATCGGAGATTCGGCCAACCGGCTGATGTTGCAGGTATATGGTGAAGTACTTCAAGGTGAAAATGACCTGCGCTGGCGGATCGAGCATTCCCAGATCGTTACGATGGAAGATTTTGATTTGTTTGGAAAATTCAGTGTTGTTCCTTCTGTTCAGCCCACACACGCCACATCCGATATGTATTGGGCCGGCGACAGGGTAGGAGCAGAGCGGATGAAAGGCGCCTATGCCTACAACGACCTGCTGCGGCAAAACGGATGGCTGCCGCTGGGCACCGATTTTCCGATTGAAGGGATCAACCCCATTCACACCTTCTATGCTGCCGTTATCCGCAAAGATTTGAAAGGATGGCCGGAGAGCGGTTTCCAAATGGAAAATGCCTTAAAAAGGGAGGATGCCCTGAAGGGCATGACCATCTGGGCTGCAAAAGCTGCATTTGAAGAAAATGAGAAAGGGAGCCTCGAACCCGGAAAATTTGCCGATTTTATATTTCTGGACAGAGATATCATGCAAATTCCCGGTGATCAGATCCCATCAGCAAAAGTGTTGAAGACCTTTGTTGGGGGAGTGGAGGTGTTTGAGGCACCTAATTAA
- a CDS encoding transposase — MADKFQNKYRVPSARAQWWDYSAIGLYFITICIKNRENILGNVNNGQVFLSDIGEIVNEEFEKSFKIRNELFCEIYVIMPNHIHAILRIENDETQRTVETHGRVETHGRASLRQYGVAYRVPKSISSFVAGFKSVATSRINQLRNSPGKTVWQPRFHDRIIRDHDAFLTIHKYILNNPSKWHEDTFFNPEQ; from the coding sequence GTGGCTGATAAATTCCAAAATAAATATCGGGTTCCTTCCGCACGTGCCCAATGGTGGGATTATTCCGCCATTGGTTTGTATTTCATTACGATTTGCATAAAGAATCGGGAAAATATTTTAGGAAATGTCAATAACGGGCAGGTGTTTTTATCCGATATTGGTGAAATCGTTAATGAAGAATTTGAGAAATCATTCAAAATCCGTAACGAATTGTTTTGTGAAATTTACGTGATCATGCCGAATCACATTCATGCCATTTTACGTATTGAAAATGATGAAACGCAACGGACGGTAGAGACACACGGCCGCGTAGAGACGCACGGCCGTGCGTCTCTACGGCAATACGGCGTCGCCTACCGTGTACCAAAATCAATTTCATCATTTGTGGCGGGGTTTAAATCGGTGGCCACATCGCGCATCAATCAATTGCGCAATTCACCGGGGAAAACGGTTTGGCAACCTCGTTTTCATGACCGGATTATCCGTGATCACGATGCATTTCTTACAATACATAAATATATTCTCAACAATCCATCAAAATGGCACGAGGATACATTCTTTAATCCTGAGCAATAA
- a CDS encoding spore maturation protein has product MILNYIWIAFFLIAFVVALVKLILFGDVNVFPEIMGSTFEMAKLGFEISLGLTGVMTLWLGLMKVGENGGVIRVMAKVVGPLFRKLFPEIPKDHTVTGSIMMNLAANMLGLDNAATPLGLKAMTQLQELNKQKDTASNPMIMFLVLNTSGLTLIPISIMVYRAQLGAADPSDIFLPILLATFFSTMAGIISVAIMQRINLLNKIVLAYLGGFTILVSLIIWYFTIIPHEKISVVSSVASNVILFSIIISFIGLALVRRVNVYESFIDGAREGFTIAIKIIPYLIAILVAIGVFRASGAMDFMIDGIGWTVTRLGINSDFVPALPTALMKPLSGAGARGMMVDAMNTFGADSFVGRLAATFQGSTDTTFYILAVYFGSVSIRKTRYAVTCGLIADFAGITAAIFIAYLFFH; this is encoded by the coding sequence ATGATCCTCAACTATATCTGGATAGCCTTTTTCCTGATTGCCTTTGTGGTGGCGCTGGTGAAATTGATTTTGTTTGGCGATGTGAATGTTTTTCCCGAGATTATGGGAAGCACTTTCGAGATGGCCAAACTGGGATTTGAGATTTCGCTGGGATTAACGGGTGTAATGACCTTGTGGCTTGGGTTGATGAAGGTCGGAGAAAACGGTGGAGTGATCAGGGTGATGGCAAAAGTGGTGGGACCGCTGTTCAGGAAGCTGTTTCCTGAAATACCGAAAGACCACACAGTGACCGGTTCTATTATGATGAACCTGGCTGCCAATATGCTCGGACTTGATAATGCCGCCACTCCGCTTGGCCTCAAAGCCATGACACAGTTGCAGGAACTAAATAAGCAGAAAGATACCGCCAGCAACCCGATGATCATGTTCCTGGTGCTGAATACTTCCGGATTAACCCTCATCCCCATCAGCATCATGGTTTACCGTGCGCAACTGGGAGCCGCCGACCCGTCCGACATCTTTCTGCCTATTCTTTTAGCTACATTTTTCTCCACCATGGCGGGCATCATTTCAGTTGCAATTATGCAGCGAATTAACCTGCTCAACAAAATTGTACTGGCGTACCTTGGTGGCTTTACTATACTTGTTTCCCTGATTATCTGGTATTTCACCATTATCCCGCATGAAAAGATCAGCGTGGTATCGTCGGTGGCCAGCAATGTGATTCTGTTCTCGATCATCATCTCATTTATCGGCCTGGCGCTGGTGCGCAGGGTGAATGTGTATGAATCCTTTATTGACGGAGCCAGGGAAGGATTTACAATTGCCATAAAAATTATTCCCTACCTCATTGCCATCCTTGTGGCCATCGGTGTTTTCAGGGCTTCAGGCGCAATGGATTTTATGATTGACGGCATTGGATGGACAGTTACACGGTTAGGTATAAACAGCGATTTTGTGCCTGCTTTACCCACCGCACTTATGAAACCGCTGAGCGGCGCCGGCGCAAGGGGAATGATGGTGGATGCCATGAATACTTTCGGCGCTGACTCTTTTGTAGGACGGCTGGCAGCAACCTTCCAGGGTTCTACTGACACTACTTTTTATATCC